Proteins from a genomic interval of Phlebotomus papatasi isolate M1 chromosome 3, Ppap_2.1, whole genome shotgun sequence:
- the LOC129805732 gene encoding uncharacterized protein LOC129805732, giving the protein MSISLDAREVLHHLNELGYKNITAHQLKEFIRDLKKLIKYDTLQCKICKSTKCSCAQKHRQGLLYRAPTLSFLAKVHRPERKKDEVQSENLQPSRPESVNSRSKMWIRPKVTRPKTKSDPVTMHSKYQKEWDRFRDNIPGQNKHLDLRWSIREKLTKERDPRS; this is encoded by the exons ATGTCAATTTCCCTGGATGCGCGGGAGGTGTTGCATCACCTGAACGAGTTGGGGTACAAGAACATCACAGCACACCAGTTGAAAGAGTTTATTCGAG atttaaagaaattaattaaatacgaCACCCTTCAGTGCAAAATATGCAAATCCACAAAGTGCTCATGTGCCCAGAAGCATCGTCAGGGGCTGCTGTATAGAGCACCAACATTGAGCTTCCTGGCCAAAGTGCATCGTCCGGAAAGAAAGAAGGACGAAGTTCAGAGTGAAAATCTTCAGCCATCGCGTCCGGAATCAGTTAATTCGAGAAGCAAGATGT GGATTCGCCCGAAAGTCACGCGACCAAAAACAAAGAGTGATCCCGTAACCATGCATTCAAAGTATCAGAAAGAGTGGGACAGGTTCAGAGACAATATTCCTGGACAAAATAAGCACCTGGACCTGCGATGGTCAATCCGGGAGAAGTTGACCAAGGAGAGAGACCCGCGGAGTTAA
- the LOC129805721 gene encoding 39S ribosomal protein L4, mitochondrial: protein MLRSLKNAFFRRSHYCTSVQNVPQSSETVPVVRTTRQPRQVWVENFDTPESKKLEILELHPEVFAAQPRIDIIHQNVEWQRKYRYVSFAHAKLRFEVRGGGRKPWPQKGMGRARHGSIRSPLWKGGGVSHGPRSPTSHFYMLPYFTRVMGLTSTLSVKLAQDDLFVVENLDIPVEDPKFLQELIDARTWGPSVLIVDESDIFPYNITAATEQIPHVTMMPLYGLNVYSMLKYHTLVLTKDAVRKLEERILYQFNRSDSRELVKKFRVSQ, encoded by the exons ATGCTGCGGAGCCTGAAAAACGCGTTTTTCCGGCGCTCCCATTACTGTACAAGTGTCCAGAATGTCCCACAATCATCAGAAACAGTACCCGTGGTACGGACTACACGTCAGCCGCGTCAAGTGTGGGTTGAGAACTTTGACACACCAGAATCCAAAAAGTTGGAGATTCTAGAGCTGCATCCGGAGGTTTTTGCTGCTCAGCCCCGGATTGACATCATTCATCAGAATGTTGAATGGCAGCGGAAGTATCGGTATGTCAGCTTTGCCCATGCAAAGCTGAGATTTGAGGTACGGGGTGGTGGCAGGAAGCCCTGGCCACAGAAGGGAATGGGAAGGGCAAGACATGGATCTATCCGGTCGCCACTGTGGAAGGGTGGTGGTGTCAGTCATGGACCACGGTCACCCACGAGCCACTTCTATATGCTGCCCTATTTTACGAGGGTCATGGGACTTACATCAACGCTGTCTGTAAAGTTGGCCCAGGATGACTTGTTTGTGGTGGAAAATCTCGATATTCCCGTAGAGGATCCGAAGTTTCTGCAGGAACTGATAGATGCTCGGACTTGGGGACCGTCAGTGTTGATAGTTGATGA GAGCGATATTTTCCCTTACAACATCACTGCAGCCACAGAACAAATTCCTCATGTTACTATGATGCCCCTGTACGGGCTGAATGTCTACTCTATGTTGAAATATCACACCCTGGTTCTCACGAAGGACGCTGTCCGGAAACTCGAAGAAAGAATTCTCTACCAGTTCAATCGATCGGACAGCAGGGAACTCGTGAAGAAATTCCGCGTTAGTCAgtga
- the LOC129805712 gene encoding proton-coupled zinc antiporter SLC30A2 — protein MKSKDNFVVRVHGYGSTDTSGSRPAVVYCIHGRPPMQCCNENDDTFSVTPSTEMLLGGSDGHCHTPRQEGVDRVARRRLLIASLLCVIFMIVEIVGGVVANSLAIATDAAHLLTDFASFMISLFAIWLSGRKSTVRLSFGWYRAEVLGALISVVLIWVVTAILVFMAIERVIQRDFEVNAVVMLITSGFAILVNIIMGCSLHQHGHSHGGSSVSKYEENINVRAAFIHVIGDVLQSVGVFFAALLIYFKPEWYLADPICTFIFSIIVVFTTVRILKDTLHVLMEGTPSYLDYTEVKRTFLEIDGVVRVHNLRIWALSINKNALAAHLAIRSDTNPESILRIATKTVHSKYNFFETTIQIEEFTPEMENCHQCVDPMK, from the exons ATGAAGAGCAAGGATAATTTTGTGGT ACGCGTTCATGGGTACGGCTCAACAGACACCAGTGGTAGCCGTCCAGCTGTAGTATACTGCATTCATGGACGTCCACCAATGCAATGCTGTAACGAAAATGATGACACCTTCAGCGTCACTCCGTCCACTGAGATGCTCCTCGGGGGCTCCGATGGTCACTGCCACACACCACGGCAGGAAGGAGTGGATAGAGTGGCGCGTCGGCGTCTCCTGATCGCCAGTCTGCTGTGCGTTATCTTCATGATTGTGGAAATTGTCGGAGGTGTTGTGGCCAACAGTTTGGCAATTGCCACGGATGCAGCACATCTTCTTACAGATTTTGCCAGCTTCATGATCTCCCTCTTTGCCATTTGGCTCTCTGGTCGAAAGTCCACAGTGAG attgTCTTTTGGATGGTATCGAGCAGAAGTCCTTGGTGCACTCATCTCTGTGGTTCTAATTTGGGTGGTTACGGCAATTCTTGTCTTTATGGCCATTGAGAGGGTCATTCAGAGGGATTTTGAAGTAAATGCTGTCGTAATGTTGATCACATCGGGATTTGCCATCCTCGTGAATATTAT AATGGGATGCAGCTTGCATCAGCATGGTCACTCTCATGGCGGGAGTTCTGTTTCGAAGTACGAAGAGAACATAAACGTGAGAGCTGCATTTATACATGTAATTGGAGACGTTCTGCAGAGTGTGGGTGTTTTCTTTGCCGCCCTCCTGATCTACTTCAAACCAGAATGGTACCTGGCCGATCCCATTTGTACCTTTATCTTTTCCATTATTGTGGTCTTTACGACTGTGAGAATCCTCAAGGATACCTTGCATGTATTGATGGAGGGAACCCCTAGCTATCTCGACTATACAGAAGTTAAGAGAACTTTCCTGGAGATTGATGGAGTTGTCAGGGTTCACAATCTCCGTATCTGGGCATTGAGTATCAATAAGAATGCTCTAGCTGCCCATTTGGCTATTCGTTCGGACACAAATCCCGAATCAATCCTCCGTATTGCCACGAAAACAGTTCATAGCAAGTACAATTTCTTCGAAACTACCATTCAGATCGAAGAATTTACGCCAGAAATGGAGAATTGCCACCAATGTGTTGATCCTATGAAGTAG